In Chiloscyllium plagiosum isolate BGI_BamShark_2017 chromosome 39, ASM401019v2, whole genome shotgun sequence, one genomic interval encodes:
- the LOC122542209 gene encoding tumor protein p53-inducible protein 11-like, translating into MAVKPHGSLLKKHSQTDLVSRLKSRKILGVGGEDDEGEVHRSKISQMLGNEFKFALHEPFGLRYWQFTSAVTFSIAGILALVFPRMLHGWLFQGEYKLSCIASLRLHSGALLSIALILWNAFYTSEKAIIRWTLLSETCYFVVVFLVTLLSAMDQGLFSQDVGFLLLSYALFGIMSLFYYLQVGRKPKKI; encoded by the exons ATGGCTGTCAAACCACACGGCTCCCTGCTGAAGAAGCACAGCCAGACTGACCTCGTGAGCCGGCTGAAGAGTAGGAAAATCCTCGGAGTCGGCGGCGAAGATGATGAGGGGGAAGTCCACCGATCAAAG ATCAGTCAGATGTTGGGAAATGAATTCAAGTTTGCTCTTCATGAGCCTTTTGGCCTCAG GTACTGGCAGTTCACCTCTGCAGTCACCTTTTCCATTGCTGGAATTCTG GCTTTGGTGTTTCCAAGAATGCTACATGGTTGGCTGTTCCAGGGAGAGTATAAGTTGTCCTGCATTGCATCACTCCGACTCCACAGTGGCGCATTACTCA GCATTGCTCTGATCCTATGGAATGCCTTTTACACATCTGAGAAGGCAATTATTCGATGGACGCTTCTTTCAGAGACCTGCTATTTTGTTGTGGTGTTTCTAG TGACATTGCTTTCAGCCATGGATCAAGGCTTGTTTTCTCAGGATGTGGGATTCTTGCTCTTGAGTTATGCATTATTTGGGATCATGTCACTTTTCTATTATTTACAAGTTGGACGGAAACCCAAGAAGATCTAA